Below is a genomic region from Nocardioides panacis.
CTGTCGCACGGGCCGGCCGAGGGCCGCCGGGCGGTCAGCCTGGTGCCCGACCTGCACGTGTGCGTCGTCCGCGCCGACCAGGTCGTCGCCGACGTGCCCGAGGCCGTCGCGCTGCTGGACCCGGGCCGGCCGACCACCTGGATCAGCGGACCGTCGGCGACCAGCGACATCGAGCTGGACCGGGTCGAGGGCGTGCACGGCCCGCGCACCCTGCACGTGCTCGTGGTGTCCTAGCCTGGCCCGATGCGCTCAGGGATCGTGCTGGTCACGCTGGTGGTCGACGACTACGACGAGGCGATCGGGTGGTTCACCGGCGCGCTCGGGTTCGAGCTCGTCGAGGACAGCCCCCGGGGGCCGGGCAAGCGCTGGGTCGTGGTGGCGCCGCCCGGTGCCGAGGGGGCCGCGCTGCTGCTGGCCCGAGGGGACGGGGAGCAGCAGCGCGACCGGATCGGCGACCAGACCGGCGGACGGGTCGGTTTCTTCCTGCACACCGCGGACTTCGCGGCCGCCCTGGAGCGGATGCGGGGAGCCGGGGTGCGCTTCCTGGAGGAGCCGCGGCACGAGGCCTACGGGAGCGTGGTGGTCTTCGAGGACCTCTACGGCAACCGCTGGGACCTCATGCAGCCGTCCGCCTGACCGGTCAGGCGGCCGGCGGGGTCCCGGGCGCGCCCGGGCCGTCGCCGTCGTGGTCCCCGCCGCCGTGGCCGCCGTGACCGGACCGGGTGCCGGTGACTGCGTAGCCCTTGCCGACCTGGACGATCACCTCGTCGCCCGCCTTGGTCACCACGTGCGCCTCGTAGACGCCGTCCGAGTCGGTCTCGACCCGCTGGATCGTCGCGCCGGGGTACTTCGCGAGCGCCGCCGCCCTCACCTTGGCGGCCGTGGTGCCGGTGAGCAGCTTCTCGTCCGAGCGCATGCTCCGGCTCGGGTCGGGGGTGCCGCCCGCGCGACCGTAGGTCCCGGTGGACGTGTCGGCGCTGGCGGAGCCGCTGGCGCCGAGGGCGACCCCGGCCCCGAGCCCGGCGAGCAGCAGCGCCCCCGCGGCGACGGCCTTGGTGGTGCGGTTGGTCTTGTTCACGTGGTCTCTCCCTGGTCGGCGCTCCGGCCGAGCGCGGTCCGCTCACGGTCCGCCGGCCCTCTGGCGAAGGACTGTCGTCACCCTGTCGTGACGCTGTGAGCGGCGCCGACCGGTCAGGCGCCGACCATCCGCAGCGCCAGCGCCGCGTAGTGCTCGCCGACCTCCTCGTGCGTCAGCGCCCCGTCGTCGTCGTACCAGCGGGAGACGTCGATCCCCAGCGACAGCAAGGCGAGCGTGGTCATCCGGGGATCGGGCACGTCGAACACGCCGGCCCGCACCCCGTCCTCGACGAGCGCGCGCACCTCGGCCTCGATCGTCCGTCGTACGGCGGCCACCTCGGCGCGGTGCGGCTCGCTCAGCGCGGCGAGCTCGTAGTTCACGATCCGCGCGGTGGTGTGGTGGCGGGCGTGGTGCGCCGCGAACGTCCGGGCGAACGCCGCGAGCCGGTCCACCGGCCCGTCGACGGCGGCGACCGTGTCCCGGACCAGGCGCAGGGTCCGCTCGTGGCCGCGGCTGGAGATCAGGTGCAGCAGGTCCTCCTTGGACCGGTGGTGCACGTAGACCGCGGCCGGGCTCAGGCCGGCGGCGGCCGCGATGTCGCGGGTCGTGGTGCCGTGGAAGCCGCGCGCGGCGAACGACGCGACCGCCGCGTCCAGCAGCCGGGCCTGGGTGGGGGAGTCGGCTGTGACCTGGCTCATACGCGCCTCCGGCGGATCGGTGTTGACGCGGGCACTTCTGGGGAGAAACCTAAGACCGACCGCCCGAGGTAAGCAAGCGCTTAGTGGCAGCGCCCCGATCCCCACCCCGACCCGAGGAGAACCCCTTGCCCGTCGACCCCGAGATCGCCGGAGTCCTGCAGCTGCTCGCTGCGGTGGACCAGCCGGTGCACGAGATGACCCCGCGGCAGGCCCGCGACTCGTTCGCCGCGCTCGTGGTGGGCGGTCGTCAGCCCGCGCACGTCGTCCCGGTGCGGTCGGTCGAGGACGTCACCGTGACCGGCGGGGCCGGCGACCTGGCGGCCCGCGTCTACCGGCCTGAGGAGACCGGCCCGCTGCCCACGGTCGTGCTGTTCCACGGCGGCGGGTGGGTGATCGGCGACCTCGAGACCCACGACAACATGGCCCGCACGATCGCCCGCGACTCCCGCGCGGTCGTCGTGTCGGTGGACTACCGGCTCGCCCCCGAGGCGCCGTTCCCGGCCGCCGTCGAGGACGCGCTGGCCGCGACCCGCTGGGCGGCCGCGCACCTCGACGAGCTCGGCGGCTCCTCCGTCCTGGCCGTCGCCGGCGACAGTGCCGGCGGCAACCTGGCGGCGGTGGTCGCCCAGGAGCTGCGCACCGAGGTCGCCGCGCAGCTGCTCGTCTACCCGGCCACGGACATGCTCGGCGCGCACCCCTCGCGCACCGAGAACGGCACCGGCTACTTCCTCGAGACGGCCACGATGGAGTGGTTCTTCGGGCACTACGCCGGCCACGTCACCGACGTCGACGCCCGGCTGTCCCCGGCGCTGGCCGAGGACCTGTCCGGGCTGCCCCCGGCCGTCGTGGTCACCGCCGAGTTCGACCCGCTGCGCGACGAGGGCGAGGCGTACGCCGCCGCGCTGGTGGCCGCGGGCACCCGCGTCGAGGCCCGCCGCTACGACGGGATGGTCCACGGCTTCTTCGACATGGGCCCGGCCTCGGCGGCCGCCCGCGCCGCCGTCGCGGAGACCTGCGCGCTGTTCGGGAAGGTGCTGCACGCATGACGCTGCTCTCCCTCGCCAGCGTGCTGGCCGAGTCCGCCCGGCGTGCCCCGGACCGGCTCGCGGTCGTCCAGGGTGACCTGCGGGTCGGGTACGGCGACCTGTGGCGGCAGGCCCGGCAGCACGCCACCGCCTTGCAGGAGCAGGGGATCGGGCCCGGTGACCGGGTCGCGCTGCTCGCCCCCAACGTCGTGGACTTCGTCCGCGCCTACTACGGCATCCTCGCCGCCGGCGCGGTCGTCGTGCCCGTCCCGACGCTGCTGAACGCCGAGGAGGCGGCGTACATCCTGCGGCACTCGGGCGCGAGCTTCCTGCTGCACGACGCGTCGTTCGCCGCCGTCGGCACGCAGGCCGCCGAGGCCGTCGGCGTGCCGGCCCGCGACATCGCGTCGCTGGGCGCCGCCGACCTCGAGCCGGTGCGCACGCACGTCGCGCGCGAGGCCGAGGACGTGGCGGTGATCTTCTACACCAGCGGCACGACCGGACGTCCCAAGGGTGCCCTGCTGACGCACCTCAACCTGGTGATGAACTCGACCGTCAACGCGTTCGACGCCAACCCGATCCGTCGCGACGACGTGGTGATGGGCTGCCTGCCGCTGTTCCACACCTTCGGGCAGACGGTGTCGATGAACTCCACGTTCCGGGTCGGCGCGACGCTGCTGCTCCAGCCGCGCTTCGACCCCGACGCGGCGATCGCGCTGATGCACCACGAGCGCGCGACGCTGTTCTTCGGCGTCCCGACGATGTACGTCCAGCTGCTCGACGCCGTCCCGCGGGCCGCCGCGCTGCCGGAGCTGCGCGACTGCGTCTCCGGTGGCGCGTCGCTGCCGGTGGTGGTGCTCGAGCGTTTCGAGAAGGCCTTCTCCACCACGGTCTTCGAGGGCTACGGCCTCTCGGAGACCTCGCCGACCGCGTCGGTGAACCAGCCGTGGTTCGGCACCCGGGCCGGCACGGTCGGGCACCCGATCTGGGGCGTCGAGGTCGAGGTGGCCGACGAGACCGTCGACGACCGGATCGTGCTGCTGCCGCCCGGCGGCCGCGGCGAGATCGTGATCCGCGGGCACAACGTGTTCGCGGGGTACCTCGACGACCCGGCCGCCACCGCCGACGCGATCGTCGACGGCTGGTTCCGGACCGGCGACATCGGCACGATCGACGACGACGGCTTCATCAGCATCGTGGACCGCAAGAAGGACCTGATCATCCGCGGCGGCTTCAACGTCTACCCGCGCGAGGTCGAGGAGGTGCTGATGCGGCACCCCGCGGTCGCCCAGGTCGCGGTGATCGGGGTGCCCGACGACGAGAAGGGCGAGGAGATCTGCGCCGTCGTCGTGCCCGCCTTCCCGGTCGACGCGGACGAGCTGGTCGCCTGGTCGCGCGAGCAGCTCGGCCGGCACAAGTACCCACGGCGTGTCGAGGTCCTCGACGCGCTCCCCACCGGACCGAGCCACAAGGTCCTCAAGCGCGAGCTGCGCACCCAGTACTCGAAGGGCACCTCATGACCACCGCCACCCAGATCCGCCTCGCCCGTCGCCCCGAGGGCGAGCCGGACGACGCGACGTACGCGATCACCCACGACGAGGTGCCCACGCCGGGCCCCGGCGAGCTGCTGCTCCGCGTGGTCTACCTCTCGCTGGACCCCTACATGCGCGGCCGGATGAGCGCCGCGAAGTCCTACGCCGCGCCGGTCGAGGTCGGCGACGTGCTGGTCGGCGGGACGGTGTGCCAGGTGGAGACCTCGAACCACCCGGACTACGCCGCCGGCGACTACGTGCTGTCCTACTCCGGCTGGCAGACCCACGCGGTCAGCGACGGCTCCGGGCTGCGCAGGCTCGACCCGTCCGTCGCCCCCCCTGTCGACGGCGCTCGGCGTGCTGGGCATGCCCGGCTTCACGGCGTACGCCGGCCTGCTGGAGATCGGCAAGCCGCAGGCCGGTGAGACCGTCGTGGTCGCGGCCGCCACCGGGCCGGTCGGGTCGGCCGTCGGCCAGATCGCCCGGATCAAGGGCGCGCGGGCGGTGGGCATCGCCGGCGGCCCGGACAAGTGCCGGGCGCTGACCGAGGAGTTCGGCTTCGACGTCGCGGTCGACCACCGGTCCCCGACGTTCGCCGCCGACCTGAAGGCAGCGGTGCCGGACGGCATCGACGTGTACTTCGAGAACGTCGGAGGGCACGTCGCCACCGAGGTGTTCAAGCGGATGAACCTCTACGGGCGGGTCCCGGTCTGCGGGCTGGTCGCGAGCTACAACGCGACGTCCGCCCCCGAGGGCCCGGACCGGCTGCCCGGCTTCATGGGCCTGGTGCTGCGGCAGAGCCTGACCGTGCGCGGGTTCATCCAGGGCGAGTTCACGAAGTCGCACGGCCGCGACTTCGTGCGCGAGATGTCCGGCTGGGTGGCCGACGGGTCGGTGCGGTACCGCGAGGACGTCGTGCGCGGGCTGGAGAACGCGCCCGAGGCGTTCCGCGGCCTGCTCACCGGCCGCAACTTCGGCAAGCTCGTGATCCAGGTCAGCGACGAGTAGCCACGCGGACGTGCACTCGAGTGCATCCGTCCGCCGGCCGGCCGCTCGCGCGCGGCACCGCCACCCTGCTGCGGTCGACGTCGCGGTCCGGGCTGCGTCGTGCCGTGCGCCGGGATGGGTGGTGCGCGAAGCCCGGGGTCGCTACGCCCTGCCGGGTGCCGAGCTCCTCCGCCGCGCCGAGGCGATGCCCGGCAGGTACCGCACCCGCTGTCTCCGGGTCGCCGGCCTGGCGGACGGTGCTGCCGCCAACCCGTTCGAGTCCGTGCTCCGCGCTGTCGCCTGGAGGTTCCCGGCCTCGCGGTGACCCCGCAGGTGTGGGTCGACCCGATCAGCCGCCCCGACCTCGTCGACGGGGCGTCGGGAGTCGTCCTCGAGGCGGACTGCTTCGAGCTCCACGGGCGGGTGCTGCGCTTCTCCTGGGAGCACGTCATGTTCGAGCCGCAGTAGGTGCGGCAGGTCCTGCTCGCCGCCGTGGAACCGGTGGGACGGGCACATGAGGACACCGTCCGGAGCCGCAGAGGTTGAGCCCCACCTATGGGCCCGGCAGGTGCCCGTCGCACGGGTGTCAGATGCCGATGCCGAGCCGGTTCAGCGGGCCGACGAGCTGGGCCTCCTCGTAGGCCAGGTGCCCCAGCAGCACGTCGGACAGGGTGCCCACCGCCCGCCGGACGCCGTCGACCCCGCCGCCGGTCGCGACCAGGTCGACCAGCGCCCGGTCCACGTCCTCGAGCACCGCCGCGACGTCGTGGTGCTCGCGCTCCAGACGCTCCACGACCGGCGCCAGGGCCGGGTCGGCGTGCACCAGCCGCGGGAACATCGTGGTGTCCTCGATGGTGTGGTGGGTGGTCACCACCCGGCAGTAGCTCTCGCAGTAGGTGCCGAGAGTCCAGCTGTTCTGCCGCATCGTCATCGTGTTGATCATCGACCGGGCCGCGCCGACGTCGACGTGCCCGCGCGCCACCTGCTCCACGAGGTCCTGGACCTGCGCGAGCTCGGCGCGCAGGTGGTCGTGGATCGCGACGAGGTGGTCGCCGTCGCCACCGGAGGGCGCCGCCACCTCGACCCGCTCGGGGATCTCGGGGGCGGGCGGCGCGGGGGCCGCGGCCGCAGCGGGCGCGAGCCGCTCGGCCTCCACCAGCTCCCGGACCGCCGGCGCGACCTCCTCGGCGAACCGGTGCAGGTCGGTGCGGTCCTCGACGTCGGCCATCAGCACGAACCCGCTGATGCCCTCGTCGAGCGCCAGGCCGGCGAGCTGCTCGACCCACACCGAGGGCGGCCCCTGCAGGAAGCCGGAGCCGGTGAACGACCCCTGCACGTTGAACATCCGCCGCACGTCCTGCGGTGAGCGGCCGGCGTCGAGCGCCGCCCGGTCGATCCGCTCGTTCATGCCGGCCAGCTCCTCGGGGGCGGCGTACCCCAGGCTGGGCAGCCAGCCGTCGGCGAGCCGTCCGGTGAGCTCGAGCATCCGCGGCTTGTAGGCGCCGAGCCACAGCCCGATCGGGTGCACCGGGAGCGGCCCCGGCCTGGCGCCGTCCAGCCGGTAGTGCTCCCCCTCGAGCCGCGGCGTGCGCCCCGGGGCCCACAGCGCCCGGATCACGCCGATCGCCTCCTCGAGCGCGTCCACGGCCTGCCGCGGGGTACGACGGACGCCGCCCATCGCCACGATCCCGTCCCAGAAGGCGCCGGCCCCGAGGCCGAGCTCGACGCGGCCGCCGCTGAGCACGTCGAGGGACGCGGCGCTGCGGGCCAGCACCGCCGGCGGCCGCAGCGGCAGGTTCGCGACGTTCGGGAAGACCGTCACCCGCTCGGTGCGAGCCGCGACGTGGGTCAGCAGCGTCCACGCGTCCAGGTGGGCCGGCTGGTAGGGGTGGTCCTGCACGCTGACCGAGTCCAGCCCGAGGAGGTCGGCCTCCAGCGCGGCGGTGACCACGAGGTCGGCCCGGCCGGCGAGCGGCGGGAGGAAGACGCCGAAGTGCAGCTCGTGCCCGTAGTCCATGACGTCATCCTGCCGTCCGTCCGGGAGACGGACCCGCCGGTCCCGGTTTCGCGGCCGTCCAGGTGGGCAGGTGTGAGCCACCTCTCACTCGGTAGGAGCCCCCATGACCAGCGCCACGACACCGGAGCAGACCAAGCACAAGCTCCCCGTCCGCACCCTCATCGCTGCCAGCGTCGGCAACGCCGTCGAGTGGTACGACTGGACCGTCTTCGCGACGTTCTCGATCTACTTCGCCACCCAGATCTTCTCCGACGCCAACGAGTCGGCCGCGTTCGTCGGCACCTTCGCGACGTACGCCGTGGCGTTCTTCTTCCGGCCGCTCGGCGGGATGCTGCTCGGCCGGTACGCCGACCTGCGCGGCCGCAAGCAGGCGATGCTGCTGACGATCGCGCTGATGGCCGGCGGGTCGTTCGTGATCGCGATCCTGCCGACCTTCGACCAGGTCGGCTGGCTCGCGCCGATCCTGCTGCTCGCGGCGCGCATCGCCCAGGGCATGTCGCTCGGCGGTGAGGTCTCGAACGCCTCGGCCTACCTCGCGGAGATCGCGCCCGCCGAGCGTCGCGGCCGGTACTCCTCGTTCTTCTACACCTCCACCGGTACGGCGGTCCTCCTCGCGTCGCTGCTCGGCGCCCTGCTGGCCAGCAACCTCAGCGACGACCAGCTCGCGAGCTGGGGCTGGCGCGTGCCGTTCTTCGTCGGCGGCCTGCTCGGGCTCGTCGGGGTCTGGCTGCGGCGCGACATGGCCGAGACCGAGCAGTTCGAGGAGAACAAGGCCAAGGCGGAGGCGATCAAGAACCCGCTGATGATGACGCTGCGCGAGCACCCCCGCGCGGTGGCGCAGCTGATGGGCTTCACGCTGCTCTCCACGCTCTGCTACTACACGTTCTTCTCGGCGCTGACGCCCTTCGCGGTCAAGCAGCAGAAGCTCGACGACGGGATGGTCTTCTGGGCGCTGTCGATCGCGACCGCGCTGTTCGTGGTGCTGCAGTACCCCTTTGGCTGGACCGCCGACCGCTTCGGCCGCAAGCCGCAGATGCTC
It encodes:
- a CDS encoding VOC family protein, encoding MRSGIVLVTLVVDDYDEAIGWFTGALGFELVEDSPRGPGKRWVVVAPPGAEGAALLLARGDGEQQRDRIGDQTGGRVGFFLHTADFAAALERMRGAGVRFLEEPRHEAYGSVVVFEDLYGNRWDLMQPSA
- a CDS encoding TetR/AcrR family transcriptional regulator, translating into MSQVTADSPTQARLLDAAVASFAARGFHGTTTRDIAAAAGLSPAAVYVHHRSKEDLLHLISSRGHERTLRLVRDTVAAVDGPVDRLAAFARTFAAHHARHHTTARIVNYELAALSEPHRAEVAAVRRTIEAEVRALVEDGVRAGVFDVPDPRMTTLALLSLGIDVSRWYDDDGALTHEEVGEHYAALALRMVGA
- a CDS encoding alpha/beta hydrolase encodes the protein MPVDPEIAGVLQLLAAVDQPVHEMTPRQARDSFAALVVGGRQPAHVVPVRSVEDVTVTGGAGDLAARVYRPEETGPLPTVVLFHGGGWVIGDLETHDNMARTIARDSRAVVVSVDYRLAPEAPFPAAVEDALAATRWAAAHLDELGGSSVLAVAGDSAGGNLAAVVAQELRTEVAAQLLVYPATDMLGAHPSRTENGTGYFLETATMEWFFGHYAGHVTDVDARLSPALAEDLSGLPPAVVVTAEFDPLRDEGEAYAAALVAAGTRVEARRYDGMVHGFFDMGPASAAARAAVAETCALFGKVLHA
- a CDS encoding long-chain-fatty-acid--CoA ligase, with product MTLLSLASVLAESARRAPDRLAVVQGDLRVGYGDLWRQARQHATALQEQGIGPGDRVALLAPNVVDFVRAYYGILAAGAVVVPVPTLLNAEEAAYILRHSGASFLLHDASFAAVGTQAAEAVGVPARDIASLGAADLEPVRTHVAREAEDVAVIFYTSGTTGRPKGALLTHLNLVMNSTVNAFDANPIRRDDVVMGCLPLFHTFGQTVSMNSTFRVGATLLLQPRFDPDAAIALMHHERATLFFGVPTMYVQLLDAVPRAAALPELRDCVSGGASLPVVVLERFEKAFSTTVFEGYGLSETSPTASVNQPWFGTRAGTVGHPIWGVEVEVADETVDDRIVLLPPGGRGEIVIRGHNVFAGYLDDPAATADAIVDGWFRTGDIGTIDDDGFISIVDRKKDLIIRGGFNVYPREVEEVLMRHPAVAQVAVIGVPDDEKGEEICAVVVPAFPVDADELVAWSREQLGRHKYPRRVEVLDALPTGPSHKVLKRELRTQYSKGTS
- a CDS encoding zinc-binding dehydrogenase, whose protein sequence is MPGFTAYAGLLEIGKPQAGETVVVAAATGPVGSAVGQIARIKGARAVGIAGGPDKCRALTEEFGFDVAVDHRSPTFAADLKAAVPDGIDVYFENVGGHVATEVFKRMNLYGRVPVCGLVASYNATSAPEGPDRLPGFMGLVLRQSLTVRGFIQGEFTKSHGRDFVREMSGWVADGSVRYREDVVRGLENAPEAFRGLLTGRNFGKLVIQVSDE
- a CDS encoding LLM class flavin-dependent oxidoreductase, with translation MDYGHELHFGVFLPPLAGRADLVVTAALEADLLGLDSVSVQDHPYQPAHLDAWTLLTHVAARTERVTVFPNVANLPLRPPAVLARSAASLDVLSGGRVELGLGAGAFWDGIVAMGGVRRTPRQAVDALEEAIGVIRALWAPGRTPRLEGEHYRLDGARPGPLPVHPIGLWLGAYKPRMLELTGRLADGWLPSLGYAAPEELAGMNERIDRAALDAGRSPQDVRRMFNVQGSFTGSGFLQGPPSVWVEQLAGLALDEGISGFVLMADVEDRTDLHRFAEEVAPAVRELVEAERLAPAAAAAPAPPAPEIPERVEVAAPSGGDGDHLVAIHDHLRAELAQVQDLVEQVARGHVDVGAARSMINTMTMRQNSWTLGTYCESYCRVVTTHHTIEDTTMFPRLVHADPALAPVVERLEREHHDVAAVLEDVDRALVDLVATGGGVDGVRRAVGTLSDVLLGHLAYEEAQLVGPLNRLGIGI
- a CDS encoding MFS transporter gives rise to the protein MTSATTPEQTKHKLPVRTLIAASVGNAVEWYDWTVFATFSIYFATQIFSDANESAAFVGTFATYAVAFFFRPLGGMLLGRYADLRGRKQAMLLTIALMAGGSFVIAILPTFDQVGWLAPILLLAARIAQGMSLGGEVSNASAYLAEIAPAERRGRYSSFFYTSTGTAVLLASLLGALLASNLSDDQLASWGWRVPFFVGGLLGLVGVWLRRDMAETEQFEENKAKAEAIKNPLMMTLREHPRAVAQLMGFTLLSTLCYYTFFSALTPFAVKQQKLDDGMVFWALSIATALFVVLQYPFGWTADRFGRKPQMLIWSGLIAVGIVPMSHLIVPGASFGSVLLVFCFGLGLYAIFASIAPAIMSELFPTELRGLGIGAWYNLTVAVFGGTAPLVIQWLGGAGHSNWFFWYVAAGAVVAFLAILTLPETKGSVLK